In Nicotiana tabacum cultivar K326 chromosome 21, ASM71507v2, whole genome shotgun sequence, one DNA window encodes the following:
- the LOC107769079 gene encoding 20 kDa chaperonin, chloroplastic codes for MATTQLTASSISAKGFASFEGLRSTSNVKVASFALLKRNSRLSRGLVWIFNAKLCHCNTFKGCRAVLEVFLFIFFLILLLSFVQYTSVKPLGDRVLVKIKTAEEKSVGGILLPTSAQSKPQGGEIVAVGEGRSIGKTKVEISVKNGTQVLYSKYAGTEVLFDGSTHLILKEDDIVGILETDDIKDLQPLNDRILIKVAEVEEKTAGGLFLSEAAKEKPSIGSVIAAGPGPLDEEGNRKSLSVSPGNTVLYSKYAGNDFKGADGADYVTLRASDVIAVLS; via the exons ATGGCGACAACTCAGTTGACTGCATCATCCATTTCTGCTAAGGGTTTTGCTTCCTTTGAAGGGCTTAGGTCAACTAGTAATGTAAAGGTTGCATCTTTTGCTCTTTTAAAGCGGAATAGCAGGTTGTCCCGTGGTCTTGTT TGGATTTTTAATGCCAAGCTTTGTCATTGCAATACATTTAAGGGTTGCCGTGCTGTTCTGGAAGTTTTCTTATTTATCTTCTTCCTTATTCTCTTGTTGTCGTTCGTGCAGTACACTTCAGTTAAACCTCTCGGTGATAGAGTTTTAGTGAAGATAAAGACTGCAGAGGAGAAGAGTGTAGGTGGTATCTTGCTTCCGACATCAGCGCAATCAAAGCCACAAGGAGGTGAGATTGTCGCGGTTGGGGAGGGTCGTTCAATTGGCAAGACTAAAGTGGAAATTAGTGTGAAG AATGGTACCCAAGTGCTGTACTCGAAATATGCGGGAACTGAAGTTCTGTTTGATGGATCTACGCACCTGATCTTGAAAGAGGATGACATTGTTGGTATTCTCGAGACCGATGATATCAAGGATCTGCAGCCCTTGAACGACAGAATTTTAATCAAG GTGGCTGAGGTTGAGGAAAAAACTGCTGGAGGGTTGTTCTTGAGTGAGGCGGCAAAGGAGAAACCTTCAATTGGCTCG GTAATTGCTGCTGGACCGGGTCCTCTCGACGAGGAAGGGAACAGGAAATCACTTTCAGTATCTCCTGGAAATACAGTTCTGTATTCCAAATATGCAGGCAATGACTTCAAAGGGGCTGATGGCGCCGACTACGTAACACTAAGGGCATCTGATGTAATTGCTGTGCTTTCATAG